Proteins encoded within one genomic window of Diceros bicornis minor isolate mBicDic1 chromosome X, mDicBic1.mat.cur, whole genome shotgun sequence:
- the UPRT gene encoding uracil phosphoribosyltransferase homolog isoform X2: protein MFSADRLIRLVVEEGLNQLPYKECMVTTPTGYKYEGVKFEKGNCGVSIMRSGEAMEQGLRDCCRSIRIGKILIQSDEETQRAKVYYAKFPPDIYRRKVLLMYPILSTGNTVIEAVKVLIEHGVQPSVIILLSLFSTPHGARSIIQEFPEITILTTEVHPVAPTHFGQKYFGTD from the exons ATCAGACTTGTTGTGGAAGAGGGATTGAATCAGCTGCCATATAAAGAATGCATGGTGACCACTCCAACAG GGTACAAGTATGAAGGAGTCAAATTTGAGAAGGGAAATTGTGGGGTCAGCATAATGAGAAGCG GTGAGGCAATGGAACAAGGTTTACGAGACTGCTGTCGATCCATACGAATTGGAAAGATCCTGATTCAGAGTGATGAGGAGACACAAAGAGCCAAAGTATATTATGCCAAGTTCCCACCAGACATTTACAGGAGAAAAGTCCTTCTGATGTATCCAATTCTCA GCACTGGAAATACTGTAATTGAAGCTGTAAAGGTTCTTATAGAACATGGAGTTCAACCCAGTGTTATCATCCTACTCAGTCTGTTTTCCACTCCTCATG gtGCCAGATCAATCATTCAAGAGTTTCCAGAGATCACAATTTTAACTACTGAAGTTCATCCTGTTGCACCTACACACTTTGGACAGAAATACTTTGGAACAGACTAA